Below is a genomic region from Cloeon dipterum chromosome 2, ieCloDipt1.1, whole genome shotgun sequence.
CCCGAAGATGGCATCTTCCCTGTTCCGCAACAAGTGTGGCATATTCAACCATTGACAATGCCTCACAATGTCCCAACACTCTTCCTGTTGTACTAATTGGTCGTAGTTGGGTTTCAGTAATATTTGCTTGTTCAAGCGCATCTCATTGACTTGCCTCCCGGGGCTAGCCAATAAATCGGCCATTGGTCGCACGCTGATAATGGGCATGGTGCGAGCTgtgaacaaaaacaaatggatatttattttaatttgaatgatgtttaaatttttatggggATCGAATCGGACGCCCGcaggtatttttttaccatAGACGTTATCCTCATCTTCCTCATTTGCGGACCgaatttttcagtaaaaataaattgttataaccccccccccccgtaAGTGAATTAGgaactcattttaaataaagtatcTGAATTGGTCTCTAATTACTAATGAATCTAAAATGATGTGTTTATTTGAAGTATCTGCCAGTCAAGATGCGCTAgctaattttgggtcacgtgggcagccgccgtGACTTTGGCTAAGTTGgcagtgcaggagaaaaaattgtctttagCCCATCAAGTCGTCCCAAACACTCAAAATTtactcttaaaattttcacagccGCCGTTTTAACGGTCATTGAAAAGGCACCTCTCGCCTCTACTGGGACCTATTGATGTTTGTGCGCGGGTAAAAGGAACTCCCATATATAATGACTATGAGCGACTACTACTTGGGACGATTTCGTTTTCCATTTTCGTGCTCTGAAATGTTAAATGCTGTTCTTTATTGCAAGGTAcaaggaaatatattattgaaaGGTGCGATGCTGGGGATGCGTGAAAAATCACGAGTAAACCGTTCTTGGATTATCATCTACAAATATCAAAAATCAAGTGATGGAAATTGTTATGCCGTACACCCagtattctaaataaaaattgattttaaaaagttagcaATCACAGGAAACGATAATTGAgtgtgcatttatttatacctACAAATCGCAGTGGAATGGCAAAATTGGAACGGTTAAATTATCAGGAAGGAACAGTTGTTTTTCTTGCGTTCGAAGTTTAGTGCTATATATGGAAAAGAATAATGGAATCACGCACTTGGCCATGTTTAGTGGATGAGAATCCAAGAGCGCGCGGTTCACTCCTGATTTTTCACGCACCCCCATCATTGTCAAGCACACAAAGCGAGCGGATGCAAAGAGCCTGACCAGCGGCTACTTTTCGCGCCCCCTTTTTCCTGCACCTACATACTGCCTACATTCCTGCACGGGCTAGAAACACCCTGCAGGGAGGCTGCGGCGTTGCATGCTCGTCACATTTTCTCTCCtggaattttttactcttatatatgtatgtgtgtgtgtgttatatatatatgccAGCGCTAGTAATTTTATGTAGACGTGGTATTTAAAAACGCACtgctcattttgaaaatttcacatgAAAAAAGATGCTCTTTTCTTTTATGACACCCAGGTTATTATTTTGAGATAGAACATTCCTTCAGTCAGAAATTCAACATATATTCGGAAAAAAGTAAGAGATATCttgttttttgtcattttttatcagtGTATTACTGCTTACTTTTATTATGTACGTATGTAATTCACAGCTCCTTGCAAAAGTCGTTTCGCGTGagccaaaaattttagaaatctaTATTTTCGATGTTATTTTCTCTGCGTCCAAACGGCAGGACCTGATCATTAGGAAAAAAAGCTTAGATCGGTATAACGGAATCATATCGATtacaatgcaataaaataatttgcacgTACCTGATCTTAAACGGCGATGAAGGATGAAAAAAGGCAGCCGAAAAGTTTAGCCGAGTCCGAAATGACTGAGCAAAATGTTACTGGCCACGAGTTTTTTTGCGTCTGCTGTGATCTCCTTTTTACTATATATGTGCTCTGAGCTGTTTCTCCTTTATGAATGAGCTGCCGCTTTACTGCTACTGCCTAGAGTGCTTATAACGAGAGTGAGATGGCTAGGCCGACCGACGCGACACTGTGGCCTGCGCACTGCCGCTTCCCTATCTCTCCCCATGTTAAAATGCGCGCACGCGGTTGGCGCTACAGCTAAATTCATGAAGCCACCCGCGGACTTATTGGTGTCAATCGAACGAGCACGAGTCGTTTTATCATATAACTCGGAACCGAgcctgaaaacaaaagcgcTTTCAAAGGATTCCACCGCTGAAATCTGCCCATTTCCAGTCAACAAGTAGTGTATTTCACTTGTTGTCTGGTTGCCATGGTGATGCGTGCTTCGCCGACAGCCGCTGGCGCTCGGGTGCGATCGTCGCTGTCGGAGCTCGCAGCGAAATGGTTAGATTTCAGCGGTGGAATTCTCGAAAGCGCCACAGTCGCATCGGTCGGCCTAGCCATCTCACTCTCGTTATAAGCACTCTACTGCCGCTGCTTTCTTCCTGTCTTCCTCTCCCCTCAACAAAACTAACCCATATATTGAGTATCGATTTTTGAGAGTATAATTATATTGCATCGTAAgcaattcaaaataacaaaaatattttttgaccaCAATAGGTGTTGTTTTTAACCCTCTAACTAAAACGCAGTATATTTACTAGCCTATACTGATTTACTAAGAAGGAATAAAAGGTCTGAAAACTGGTCATCAACTTTCGttacaaataattagtttttattttgcctaaTTAATAAAGTCGCGTCCAGagagaattttcaaatcatgCCAAAGTCAGCCGCGAGTCTGGTCAGGTCGGCTAGCCGCTTCCTGCCCTCAGGGTCAGTGACGTCTTTGAACTGAGTGATATCGACGAGCGGCACAGGCTCGTTACCGTCGATTCTGTCCAGGTCCTGTACATCCTCGGTCTCAACCACGGAGAGCAGCACTAGCTCCAGCGCTGATGAAAAGCCCAGCCGGCCATTGACGCGCCACTGCTCCAGCAGCTGCTCCCAACTCAAAGGGCACTCGTCTAAGCCCAGTTCTTTGACGCTCCTGCATAGCACCTGAAAAGcagggaatttaattttgatttaatttacacgATAATGCTTATTGAGATTGAggcataaaattattgaaggttaaaactaaaaaatgaaaaattccaattaataattaaaattgtaagaaGAGAATTTTAGTAAAGCTCAATATGTTTCATTCattattagtaatttttacatagattaacaacaattaattaatcttgaaAAGTTTCCAGGTGCtcaggaaaaaatagaaaatactattataacatttttcttccaTAGAAcagcaatattattatttttaactgctgagtttaattttaaatccacgttttcaacagtttaaatgaataaattaacttaccAAAATTAAGAACATATTCTTCCATAATTtccattataattttttttaaaatattttacaataattaatctcccttttttgctgataaatttatctaaaagcaaaaattgtaattaagtTGATACCAAAACAAGGGTGATTTGGGGATgagagcaattaaatttcacgatTTTCTGGTGGTAACAAAtggaaaactaaaaatctcACTTGGTAATAATCGTCGAGAATGGCAAGCATGCCTCCAGCATCAGCCCGCTGCTCTTCAGTGGTGCAGGAGAAGATAAAGAGACTAACGTCGGTCATGGGCGAGGCGTGTCGCATAATTTGGAAGTCGATCATCATGATCTCGTCCTGCCGGCCGAACAGGAAGTTGGTGGACCAGGCATCGCCGTGGTTGATTACCGCGGGCCCGACGTGCCGCATCGCGTCGCACATGTTTTCAAACAGCTTTTTTGCATCGGGACCGAACTCGAGGAACTTGCGCCAATAGTCGGTGCCTTGCAGTTCATCCTGCAGAGCACGCTTCCAGATGTTGTACAGCTTGAACATGTAGGCCTCGTAAAAAGGCGCGAGCGGTTGAGAAAACCACGGCTCTGGAAAGGCTTCGGCCGTCGACGCTAACTTTTCTGGCTCGAGACGCAATAGGCCGTACGAGAGGGCGTGGAAGCGGGCAAGGGTGTGCAGCAGCCCTTGCCTCTGCGCCACCGTGGGACCGGACACGCGGTCCGTCATCTCGTAGCCCAGCGTCTTCAGGTCCTGGAAAACGAGGAAGTCGTTTTCGCCGTCGCTTACCGCATGGTAGCACCTGCCAAATGAATGACACCGATTCAATTTTCTGGAGACGAGGTTTTTaagatgaatttaataataagttatgaatataaaaattactcagATGAAATATATTACTTCGGGTTTAAGAGAGTTTGatgttagaaaaattaaaatttgaaagaaaatttaattactaagCATTTTCtacggttttaattttcaaacggcAGGACCGAACTGACCGAAGCTGTGAGtcgaaaattctcaaataggccaaatattccaattaaatttattatttccactAGGGGGGTTAAGTTAAAACCGTAATATGTATATGAAGAGAAAACTTATATAGGATTCTATATACATTTTAGTTAGTTATTTGGTGAATTTATTAGGAGTTagtttatataataatttctataCAGGTAtaatgtacaaaaattaaggaCTGAATAAAAGCtcttaattttagaatttgccAGATTCTCgaaaaatgaatcattttcgcttgattttgattcatttCGTTACAATCAATCCAAAGGCGTGCgaatattgatgaaaaataccctaaataaagaaataaataaatcgtgtttttacaataaaaggAGTCATAATGATCGCCGCTTAGTTACATGCAAATTTTACTCAGAAATTTCAACaacaattaattgaagaatatATTATAGATGGGATAGTAAATAtctttttctgatttttcacAGCACCTAatcacttaaataaaaaaatcaacaccagcaattcatcatttttctcaATCTGACCTGGCGATGGGCATGTAGGTGTCCACAGCGACCTTTTCAACGCCGCGCTGCTTGAGCTCAAACTCTCGAAACAAGGGTGCCACTTTGGTGAAAAAGAAGACCTCCTTTTCGAAGTAGTAGTCGCAGCGGAAGGTCTTACGCCTCACAACATTCTCCGGCATGCCCTTGGCAATCAGACTGAGCTCGGAGCCGTCCGACAGCTGCACCCTGATCCTGTAGACGACGCCCAGGTAGCCGGTGCCCTTGTCGGCACCCAGCTCCACCGAGTGGCCCACGACCTTGAGCCCGGCAGGCCTGCCGTCAGCCTCCAGGGCGCGCCGCACCGCATCCTCGAGCACCTCGATGGTGAACAGCTTGGACACAGAGCCCAACGTCAGCGACATCCTTCCTGCGTGAGGTTCACAGCCCGGCTGAATGATCCTTCATGCCGACAATCAGATAAAACCAGAGCAGAGAGGCACTCGAGGGCCGGCTGCTGGAGTCGATTTGTTGTTGATTTTTGGCTCTGGAGTGCCAGCTGACATCTCGGTTTGGAGCCGAACACTAAAATATACTGCGCGGTTTCGCATATTATATCTTATCGCAGCGGGCAATATTTGCGAATAATTATATGGAAGTAAATAATACGTGGTCActgatataattattatatagaATCAATGTGCTACTGCGGTTTTATCTCAGATTTATTCCAGTGTTTTcttaaaagcagattcaatctGGAGActgccaaattgaaaaaaaatgaataaaacaatataaagctaaaatacaattattgagaaataaaGACAGATATACAATAAGAGTGATTCAAAAACTGTAtgataaaatgtgattttattttcgtttgttTGGTCTCTTTCATGTCAGTaacaaaaaaggagaaaaataatgaggGAAAAACgtgataagaaataaaaatgcccagactaaaaatttcatcataaaGAACCTCGTAAACACCTAGCGATAGTTGCGCTGggagggaaactgtgccgccgagcAGTTGTTTGTTGCGGGGTTGCATGAATTATTGATCAACAGCGAGGGCTCTGaatttttgacgattttttttagtacCGTTTGTACGTATTTGAAAACATCACAAGAGATTGTTTTTGAAAACCTttttcatctatttttttaattcattgaagGATTCGTTCATGCAtgaacttttttgttttcttgaataattgatttttttatttaattagatcaATTTTATCACAAACCGAATTTAAGGTTATATTATTAATGAAGAGGCCAAAATTACtacaaaaatgcattattatGTAGTTCTTAAATATTAGAATATGaatttacctaatttttttaaattgttatttttttctaattaaagggATTTATGGAAggaataaaacaacaaaatttgagtgtaaaaatgtttcattttctgAAGAAAATAATGGAACACATGGCAATGAAGGATGAAAAAGGACAGCCGAAATGTTTAGCGCGGAGTCGGGAAAGACTGAGCAAGAAGTAACTGACTATATATATGAGCTATGCTGTGATCTCCTTGCTACACTGTTCTCCTTTATGAATGAGCTACTGCCACTTTACTGCCGCTGCTTGTGCTCTTCTTCCTGGCTTCCTCTCCTCTCAATACAAAACTAACCCATATATTGGCTATCGATTTTTGAGAGTATAATTATATCGCATCGTAAGcatcattaaaaatgacaaaattattttttgaccaCAAGGTGTTGTTTTTAA
It encodes:
- the LOC135935245 gene encoding uncharacterized protein LOC135935245; this encodes MSLTLGSVSKLFTIEVLEDAVRRALEADGRPAGLKVVGHSVELGADKGTGYLGVVYRIRVQLSDGSELSLIAKGMPENVVRRKTFRCDYYFEKEVFFFTKVAPLFREFELKQRGVEKVAVDTYMPIARCYHAVSDGENDFLVFQDLKTLGYEMTDRVSGPTVAQRQGLLHTLARFHALSYGLLRLEPEKLASTAEAFPEPWFSQPLAPFYEAYMFKLYNIWKRALQDELQGTDYWRKFLEFGPDAKKLFENMCDAMRHVGPAVINHGDAWSTNFLFGRQDEIMMIDFQIMRHASPMTDVSLFIFSCTTEEQRADAGGMLAILDDYYQVLCRSVKELGLDECPLSWEQLLEQWRVNGRLGFSSALELVLLSVVETEDVQDLDRIDGNEPVPLVDITQFKDVTDPEGRKRLADLTRLAADFGMI